The genomic segment atgcatgctttaaatattcttaattttgatcatgtaaagggtgtcagatgatcagataTGGAAGTACatctttctgataatattcctttctcttaaaaaaataaaaataaaaaaaagcagttcctgtgtgctgacctccaataagttcttcacaatggtataaagggcatatcaaagtgtgggcaaagggtctctttgtgtttatacagaggatgaaagcctaatttggctacccagaaaacaaactaagatatgatatgaagaagaacttccaacatcagcactctctggaagagtcataccagaagatgagcatcaaaaaacctccacaaagatccaggcaatgctgcagttgtagctgcattcatcccaccggttcctggacttgccattggaatgaggaaggagatatctaagctggcctgtgcatacagtaaaacaacaaatttgactggatctatactgtcggaactcaaccaagaattaggagaagtgcaagttgcagcgctccaaaatcttacgactacagactatctactgttaaaagaacatatgggatgtgaacagttcccaggaatgggttgttttaatttgtctgatttctctcagactgttcaagtacagttggacaatatccatcatatcatagacaaattttcacaaatgcctagggtgcctaactggttttcttggtttcactggagatggctggtaattgtaggtctgctttggtcatgtaactgtattcctattatgttaatgtgtgtgtgcaatttaattagtaatttaaaacctatacatgcttatgttactctacaagaagttatgtcaaagaaataatcaatcctcccatgttttcttccatctgctacttctatagcttttcttcttccttcctaattacaacccttaaatagaattcgtgcctcatatcgaatttaccgagtatcataattcctccaggtggtaaagatacctcgagacaagtgctgggcatagaagccacagggcataaatctgcaatgaagtaaaaagctaaccttttcaaacaatatggcttctctctcacttaccaactttacatctccctgtatggccccggaagatgactggttagccagagacgggtaagattcctcaagggaggaacaacctaagacaggcacagtcgcaggggggccatcaggtgagaaactggggatcaacagaggtgaggctcagaacctcaccccccctgttttgagagaaatcttctgcatccgtggatgttttattgcccttgtctagcttggattaacacatagtctacaggcacacacctgatcatctacatttgccctcttacagcactaaactatgttttctacctttatcttgcatctacctaccacttcagcaattcattttaaaaaataaaaacaaaataataataataataataataagggagaaatgtgggattcacatataaatcaagaataaaaatcaaacgaataatcataattgacctgattgtttataggtcataatgcgtgatcaaaaccgaaagtttctgtgatgactgccctgtactgttcaccatgtaagaacttattaactatgtaagaacttgttctccatgtaagaacttgttcgttatgcttcagaagattggagactgttgagaattaggcttggggtggattaatgattgtgcaatgagtcctctatacagaattttattgttgttaacaaccatttgatcaataaatatgagagatgccctctcaaaaaaattaaaaaatttaaaaatttaaaaaaattaaaagaaataaataaagaataaaaaaaatagaaactattattCATCATAGTTGCAGTTCCTGGACTGAATGTGAAGGTAGAGCAGGAGACCACACTCACCTCTTCTGATGGGCACACCAGGGCTGCAGCTGCACAGAGCAGCTCTCCCTGGAAACGACCTGAAGGCCAGCAGGATGGGAAAAGCCACACCAACATAGGCAGGAGCAGCAGAGAAGCAGTGGGCACCAAATCCCGCATGGCGACCCATAAACGAGAGGGACAGCATGGCCCAGGGGTCTGCCCTGCGAGGGCACAGGGCCCCACACCAGACATCCCTGCCCTAGGGACCTGCCCTGGAAAACAAGCCCCCAGacatctggctttgaaaatcagcCGCTGATCTCTGGGGAGCCAGAGGGCCATAGGAAACCGAGCCAGGACCGGCGCCCCTCCAAAGAACGGACTCTGCAGCCCTGCGCCCCCAGTGCCTGCAGCAGCCACCACAGGGCATCCCCACCGCACCTGGCTTCGGCGGGCAAGGGCCTGCACCACGGGCCCCTCCACACAAGGCCAGTGCCTTCAAGACCAGGAGCCGCGGGTGGCCTGCCTGATCACTGGAACGGTCAAGGTGAGGGACAGAGGACTATGTTCCATGGAAAGAGCAGGACAAAACCTCAGGAAAAGGACCAGACAAAATGGAGATACGCAATCCACCTGGCAATGAGCTCAGTCATGGAAATACAGATGCGTCCCCAACCAGAGAACAGAGAGAATGAACTCTGGGAGAACCTCACGGAGACAGAAAATTCAACGGAACTGTCAGGAGTGGACGAGGCAACCCGAGCTGATGAGGGCATCGGGGGGTCTCGCTGGCAGTTTGGTGCAGGCACCGGCCCCGGCCCCTGGAGGCCTGCACTGTCCACCCGGCTGGGGCCTCTTCTCACCCCTGCACTGCGGCCCTGCAGGGTGAAGCCTGCCACAGCGACAAGAGGCAAAGAATCCCGTGACGTTGACTTTTATTCCCCGAATTACTACAGATATTGAACAACTTTTCAAAGCATCagctgtttgtttttattaactgCCCACCCCTGAGGCTTGCTCGGTTTTGTCTCAGAGAACGTCTTGCTGATTTTGTGTATTACAGCCTTTGTCTGACAAGTACAGGACAGACACACGTGTCCCTCTGCAGTCTGCGTTTTAATGCGGCTCATGGGGCTTCCTTTACCCATAGTGAACAAAGGGGAGAGCGGGGAGGGTACAGTGGGTGGACGTGGAGGGGGCTGAGTAATGACCCCAGATGTCCGCATCCTCAACCCCAGGGCCGGGAATGTTGCCTTACGTGGCAAAGTGGACTTGGCAGACGCGACCAATAACCTTGTGATGGGAGATGATCCAGGTGGGCCCATGTCACCACGGATGTCCAGTTAAGCAGGAGTGGAGGGCCATCTGATAGGGAGCAGAGAAGGTAGAGGCTGGAGGACGGGGCCACAGCCAGGGTGGCCAGGAGCCCCCAGAGCcgggagggcagaggaggggcctCCCCTAGAGCTCGGGGCAGCAGCCCTGCCCGCCAACACTCTGATTTTAGTCCTGTGACACTCGCTTTGAGCTCAGACCGCCAGACTGTaagaaaagaaatctgttttGCTTTCAGCCCCTAAGTATGTGGTCCCTGGTCACAATGGGACTGGAAGCTAAAAACCCTTTGAATGTGGCCTCTACCACCCGCTGGTTGTCACTGGGGACAAGTTGCTTCAGATCCTGAGTCTGTTGGCTGGCACCATCAGCCATCTTGGAGGCGGGGCTGTACCTGCCAGCCCCTCGGGGGCAGTGGTCAGGGCCCAGAACAGCGTCGCTCCCTGGCTGGGGACCAAGCGCAGGCTGGAGCAACACTTGGCGGCCTATCGCCAGAGCCCATGGGGCGGATTCTGGGAGAAAAACCTTTGTTCTCCAAGGCCCAGTGGGTGTGGGTGTGCCATGCTTTAGTGTCCGCACAGCAACAGTCCCTCTGAATGAGCCCACCTGGGTTCCTGAGCCAGGCCGGTCCTGGGGGCTGCTGCCAGCTGGTGAGGCCCGAGGGACACTAAGGGGCAGACTGAGCCCTTCCCGAGTGGCACCGCCTCCCTGCTCTCCACCCAACAAGCCTTCGGCACCTCTCTGTACCAGCCCCTGGAGCAGGTCCAGCTGCCCTGGCAGCGAAGGTCCAAGCAGCCCTTCCcttggggagggaagagaagttCCAGGCCATGTGCCCAGAGGTCCAGGGGCCATGGCTTCCCCGGGAACCTGACACGCTTCACAACCAGTGGCTCAGAGGCTGGCATGTCCTCATCTCTCTGTACACAAAGTGGGGCTCCTGCAGCACCCCATCCTTGCCCCATCCACACAACATAGGGTGAGCAATAGGGAGCACAGCCTGGCCTTGAGCCTGCTGAGCGCCCTGTAGAGATCACCCTGCAGCCCAGCCAGCAGGTGCCAACCAGCACCCAGCTGCTGACAGAGGCAGATGCGAGACAGATCTGTGAGCTCTCCTACAAATTTAAGCTGAGAAGCCTCCTCAAGGCAACACAGGCAGACAATGGTTACTCTCACTTCTCCAATGaggaaggtgaggcacagagaaggtgaaTCACCTGataaaggtcacacagcaattAATGGTAGAGCCAGAGTCCGAGCTTACAACCAGCACGTCCCAGCTTCTGTCAAACAGAGCTGCTCAGTGTCCAAGGGGAAGAGGAGGGATGCCGGGCAGTGGTTCCCCAGGGTTGGCTGGCATTCAGATCACTCATGTGGCTTGTGACAAAGCGGCCCGGGAGCTGGCACGGGCAGCATGAGGCACCAGGcttgggcacaggatctgaagtCAGGTAGGGTGGCGGGGCCCACCCTGCGATCCCCGCCAGGGCTGCTCAGGCCACCTCTTGGTTCAGCCCTACTCACCTGACACAGAGCAGGTGCACCGCACAACCCTCCCTGCCAGGGTTTGGGCACTGGGCTCACCGCCTCTGCCAGTCTTGGTTTCTCTGGGCATACAGGAAGCCCGGCACCTGCATCCTGGCATCTCCACCCACTTGCCAGGGGCAGGTGGCCAAGCTGGGGTTTCTTCCTTTGGCAAAGGGAATGGACTCTGCACTGGTGCAGGGGTAGCCTGGATGCGGACGGACCTGTGGCTGGGGCAGGGTGGTCCCACGCGAATCCCGGTGTGGGGACCCACACGGCGCGCCCGAGCACCTGGGCAAACGTTTCCAGCACATCCCCTCTCGTACCAGACACCAGGCCTTACGTGCGAGACCCGATCCGGAGACTAAGGCCACATGAAGTTTGCACAGGAATGTTTAATAGAAAGAACCACAAACCCTTCCAGGGCAGTGACATTCAAAGAGAGCTTTCAAGAAAATCCTAGGGTTGAGGGAAAGTGCCCACGGTAAGAACACTtcaaagggaccccacccaagaGTGGGACTCAGACTTGTTGGACTCGGCACCAGCAGGGTGCACCGGCTGCTGGACGCCCGGGGGGAGCGGAGCCTGGGAGGCCCGGCCGTAGGGTATGCAGGCTGCGGGCCTGGCCGCTGGCTGTCCCCTCCTGAAGCAGAAGGCCCCTCCCTGTGCTGCACCCTGCGCCCACTAAGACAAATGCAATGTCCCGCGCCCAAAGGAGGCACTTTTGACAGGTCCAGCTCATTATGGCAGAGCAGGTGACGAAGGTGGACCTGTGGCTGATGTGATCTTCTCCATCCACCTCCTTCCATGCCCTTAGCAGAATGTGGTCTGGCCTGGGATGGCAGCCCAAGAGCGTTCAGTCGGGTCTGGGCAGCGCGGCAGCTGGGGCTCCAATACAGAGAAACACTGTCCTCACAGTTGGCAAGCGGACCAGGTCACCCTCCTGCCCTCAAACACCGAACAGAGGAAGCTGGTCATTTTGCTGGCACAGACCCTCAGAAGCCCCCGTGCCAAGGGGACAGAACAGCACACTGACGGAGACACCCACCCAGGATGGGCTAGCTCGGTTTTAtgggtgaggaaatggaggctcctGGGGCCCAGCCGCAGAGCCTCTCCTGCACTGGGGCCCCCCCGGGGGTCAGTCAGAAGACCCCGGGCAGCAGGCGGTAAGGCACGGCGGCGGTGTAGCGTGCCCAGTCACCGCCGTACTTGCTGGCACAGCGGTGCTCGTCCCGCAGGCAGCGGTGGGACAGCAGGATGGCCATGTAGATGATGTAGAAGTAGGGCAGCAGGTGGCCCTCGCTGCCGCAGGCCAGGCAGTACGCCAGGCTGCCCATCAGGTCGCCCGTGTAGTTGAGGTGGCGGGCCATGCCCCAGAAGCCCGACGCCAGCAGCTTGCTGTGGTGTTTCTGCCCATCTGCTGATGTGTACGTGCACTCGATGACCACAGGCTTCCTGCCCCAGATCAGGCAGCGCCCGTCCGTGCGGCGGAACAGGTCCTTCTGGTGGTTAGCTATCCGGAAGATGTAGTAGCCCAGCAGGCCCAGCAACAGGACACCCACGGCGTACGGGGCAGACAGCTGCACAGGGTGGTAGACCAGGTACAGACCCTGCAGGGCGAGGGCAGGGTCAGGGCAGCCACGTCCCGGCAGTGGGCGGGGGCTTGGGCCGTGGAGCGTGGCTCGTTCCAACCATGTCGGGCATCAGTTTCCTCTCCTGTAAACCAAAGCCCCTGCCTTGGGGGCTGCTGAGGGGGTCAACTGAGCAATATGCCCATTGGTATACCCACCTGGCTACCTACCTTCCTGTCACCTACGTCCAcgtcatatacacatacacactgacATGTCCTATATAGTATACATATGGAATAtctaatacttaaaaaataatttgagtatACTATTGTGCTGGTTCATTTTACGTCACTGTAGGTAGGCCatggtacccagatatttggtcaaatgctAGTTGTTATGAAGGTCTGTTTTAGAGAAAGTTAACACGTAAATTGGTAAGACTTGGAGTAAAGCAGGTACTCACCATTACATGGGGGGGCCTCACCCAGTCAGTCGGATGAAAGACTGACCTCCCCAGAATGAGAGTGGATTCTGCAGGCAAACAGCCCTCAGACACCAGCTGCCCTAGAGATTTTAGGGTTGCCAGGCCCCACAATCCCAAGAGCCAATTGatctgtgtgtatgtacatgtatatacatacatgcatacacacacacacgtatgcacTCGTACAGACATATACAGTCTATATGTCCTATTGATTTTATCTCTGGAGAACCCTAGTACAAATATAGTATGAAAGACATACATATATTTGTACTTAACATATATACAGAGACCAAAACAAGGCCTAATACATAATAAgatacacagacagacacacacactcatgggATCTATTACTGTTTTGCCGGCCTAGAAAATGGCTCACGGAAGCAGGGAAGCAGGAGCCCATGAGCAGCCAGGTGGAGAAGCAGTTCCAGACGGACCACACAGAGCACGTGGGGACCAGCAGTTTCCAACAGCCGCGGGTGGGACGCCAGGACTTCCggcccccagcccagggctgctCCCCCCGACCGCGCCTGCTCCGCTGTGACTCCGGCCTTCCCACGGCCCTGGCTTCAGGAGGCCGTGCAGGGTATCAGCCAGCCGACAGCAGCCGCATCCTTAGCACCCTCATAGCCATTCACGCAGCGTGCAGTGCATCCCGCGGCTCACCGTCTCCACACCGCAGAGGAGGGCCTGTGAAGGCGGGCGCCTCGGGCTGCCGGCCAGACCAGCCCTCCGGGGCGCATTCCTCCCTCCATCCTTGGGCCTCTTCACTCACTGACCAAGCACACAAGCAGGTGACGTCTGGCCAGGCCTTCCAAGCTGCCCACGGGAGCCTAGCACGCCACACAGATCAAAGCAGGGGTGCTCGTGGGAgctgggaggggtgtggggaacCTGAGGACGAGGCCCCGTCTGCCCCCCACGGCCCGCGTGGGACAGCTCTGTGCGGTGTGCAGCCCGTGACAGGCTGCAGGACCAAGCAGCGCAGCCCAATGCAGATCACCGCTCCAGCGCACCCTGCGGCTCTGCCCAGCCCTCATGTGGCAGAGCTAGGGGGacatcaagtcccccaccccacaccgCTGGTAGCCCTAAAGGAGTGAAAACTCAGGTCCCTCTGGCTCCCCAGGCCAGCGTTTGGACACCCCAACTCTGGGAAGCATGCCAAAGCCCCACAGAGGACCCTGGCCACCTCAGCCTGCCTCACTGTTCCTGGCACAGGACTCTGCCCTCAGCCACACCCCAGTCGCCCTCTCATCCCGAACCCTCTCGCCTTTGGACTTAGCACTTGCTATTTCACCTTTCTGGAATGttctgctctcagctgcctgtgaTCATCTCTGGATGCTTCTGCCAACCCCCAACTGCAGGCTGGGGCCTCCTCCACCAGCCCTCTCAGGGGTCCGCACCCTACTCCTGCCAGGAGCACCCCCCGCACCAGGCTGCCAGCTTCATGATTCCACAGCTGTGAGCCCCAAGGGCCCGCCCATGTCTGCCTTGTCTGGAACCTCCAGCACATGCCAGAGCCACAGAGACCCTCACGAATATTTAGTAAATAAGGTGAAGAAAGAAGAAGGTCTCTCATCCTTTCAGTATTAAGATTTGAACTATGAATATAAATGCTCCGCCATCCCAGTTCAGCCAAATTCTTCCTTTGTGCTCATATTATCCTTTTCTCTAAGTGTTATGGCCTGAGCTGTCCCCCCTTAAATTCACATATTGGGGTCCTAAGACCTCAGAATGTGAGTGTGTTTGGAGTTGGAGTCCTTACAGAGGGGATTAAGGTAAATGAGGTCACAGGGTGGCCCTGATCCCAGGACTGTGTCCTCATAAGAACAGATCAGGACACGGACATGCACGGAGGGACGGAATGTGAGGACACGGAGAGGACGGCGTCCACATGCCCAGGGGAGAGGCTCGGGGGGAGCCAGCTCTGCCCACCCGAGGTCTCAGCCTTCTGGGCCAAGGCCTGGGGGACAGGAAATGCTGCCGTGTGAGCCCCTGGCTGTGGCGGCCACCACAGAGGCCCGGGCACACCAACGCAGCCCACACCCTGTGGGGCCGCCCTGTGCCTCACCTGCAGCGTGTAGAGGTACGGCAGCCAGACGCAGTCCCCCCAGCCCAGGTACCACCCGAAGTGGTCGTGGCAGATGTCGATGGTCTTCAGGTACCAGGCTTCATTCCAGAAGAAGTCCAGCACGTAGATGGCCTGCGGTGGGGCACCCAGGAAACCACGTAAGCAGGAGGCGGGGGCATCTGGGGTGGCGCTGAGCTCCTTTGCCAACATGCTCCCTTGGCCGCTCCAGGGCGCCGGGCAGGACGGGCGGGGAGGGGAGTCCTTGTCCTCAGAGCCTCAGAGGGTCTCAGTCTGAGATGGCAAGGAGGTCCCACAGATGATAGCTGAAAGTGGGGCACCAGACATGCCCCCGGTGACCCCGAGCAGGGTCACTCGGGACGGAAGGGCTCTGGATGGCCCAGGGGAGGTGGCAGCGACACCAGGCTCCACGCCTGCATGGGGGCCCTGCACCCACAGGGTGAGTGACTCGGTGTGCCCcggcctctgcccctgcagcaCCGTGACTGCTGGGCCCTGTGGGTGGAAATGGGTCACTGCTCCTCATGCCCCCACCtcaagggggtggggtgggggggttgccAGGCCCACAGTGCCCATGTACGAAAAACGCTGCCTTTAATTGTAAATGTGGCCAGGACAGCGGACACAGATGCCAGAACCACATCACCACGCCCACTGATGGCTCAGGCCGCTAACAGGTGCTCCCTGTTAGCGGGGTGCCCGGGCGGGGTGCCCCCAGGGCCAGCGCAGCACCCTCACGCAAGGGCGGGCCTGTCACCGCACGCTCACTACCCCGCTCTCAGACGTGCGCGGGACGGGGCCGCTCCCCCGGGGAGGCGCTGGGGTAAGGCCCCTGGGGCAGCGACAGCTCTCGGGTTGTCCCGGCACTGGCACCTGGCGGAGCTCCCGTGCTGTGGCGCAGACAGGCTACCTGCAGGACGTTGACCAGGACCATGGAGTTGGTGACGTGGCCGTAGAGTTCCTGCTGCTTGGCTGCAAAGGACAGGTTGATGAGGGTCCAGGCGACAATCCCAGGGCGCCCATTGAAGAACAGCTTGAAGTCAAACCACTTCCCAATCCGAGGGTTAAACTCAATGCCCATCATGTAGTTGTAAAAGAAGTTGCCTGTGAATTTgcttagaaagagaaataaaacatacataagGCATCTCATGACACAGTCCCCTCATCTCCCTGCATCCTCATTTCCTGCCATGGGACTGTCGGCTCCAGCTCAGCAGTGACGCCCTCAGAGAGAAGCCCTGGGGAGGCTCACCGCGTCCCGGGGGACAGGGAGGCCTGGCCACGCGCCCCCCGCCCTCCTCTAGGTCCCCGAGGCCTGGCACAGTGAGCTGTAGAACTGGCTCAGTGGGACAAAGATCCCATCCTGCAGCCAAGCACACAGCGCGAGGTGGACGCGGGGCATCTGGGCCTCCCGTGGGCAAGTGACCTTGCAAATTATGCCAAAGTAAAGAGAGCGCCATGCTCAGAGCCAGGAACCAGGCCCCAGGCCAACACCCGCCCCCGCTGACAAGGTTTTAATGCCTGTGGCCCTGGTTCCTGGCCCCTTAGCGCTCAGCTGAATGACCCATGTGCACCCTCGTTAGGTATAACTTGCTGCATACAGGGGTTTCTGTgctaattagaaaacatttttatgtccATTTCCCTCAggatagaagaaagaagaaaatatacaaagcCTACAGCAGCTGATATGATTATAAGGCAGGGAAACGACTACGAGGCCCAGAAGGGCAGCCTCACTGTTTCATCACCACACAGACTGTCCCCAAGAGCCACGCCAGTCACGGGAAGTGCACTGGGCTTTACTGGGGTCCCCAGACTGGACCGTAAGCAGCCCGAGAACAGCAGACTGGTGAAGCCCCACTGCGTGCACCTGTCCACAAGAAAAGCCCAGCGATTTCTGTTGATGGAGGACACGAGGGATAAATGGAGGGATTGAGGGGGGCAGGGGTGAATGACGGGGGTGGAAGGGggggtgggtgtgtggatgggtggattggtgggtgggtggatggatgggtgggtggataggtCAGGGGGTGGGTGGAAGGTTGAAGAACTGGCTGGCCAGTGGCTGGCTGACAACTGTCCAACCCAGGGCTTCCATGAGAATGGGCACCAATCAGCAGGGGTCTCCCTGGAAAGCTGTTACATTAGAGCCAATGGGATAACAAGACTCCTAAGATCCTTTCAGGCCACACTGCCTTTCCAGAGTAGAGGCAGGGGCTGCCTGTGTCCCTAGCCACAAGTTTCCTTCCCCGCCTCCTGCTCCCATGGCACCCTAGGGGTGACTCAGCCGAGGTCAGACATGC from the Manis javanica isolate MJ-LG chromosome 11, MJ_LKY, whole genome shotgun sequence genome contains:
- the DHCR7 gene encoding 7-dehydrocholesterol reductase codes for the protein MAAKSQPNAPKTKSPGSVTSGKAVTQGQWGRAWEVDWFSLVGIVFLLLCAPLTVYYFIMACDQYNCSLTAPVLDVATGQVHLTDLWAKTPSGTTKAAQLYASWVTFQVLLYMVLPDLCHKFLPGYVGGVQEGAVTPAGVVNKYEINGLQAWLITHLLWFANSHLLFWFSPTIIFDNWIPLLWCANVLGYAVSTFAMVKGYFFPTNAQDCKFTGNFFYNYMMGIEFNPRIGKWFDFKLFFNGRPGIVAWTLINLSFAAKQQELYGHVTNSMVLVNVLQAIYVLDFFWNEAWYLKTIDICHDHFGWYLGWGDCVWLPYLYTLQGLYLVYHPVQLSAPYAVGVLLLGLLGYYIFRIANHQKDLFRRTDGRCLIWGRKPVVIECTYTSADGQKHHSKLLASGFWGMARHLNYTGDLMGSLAYCLACGSEGHLLPYFYIIYMAILLSHRCLRDEHRCASKYGGDWARYTAAVPYRLLPGVF